The following coding sequences lie in one Candidatus Neomarinimicrobiota bacterium genomic window:
- a CDS encoding PD40 domain-containing protein → MRSSLLIILIIIISTSLEAQYFGKNKVTYEQFQWKILQTSHFDIYFYEGGENLAHFAAKIAEEAYDDYSTILRWKINKRIVLIIYNSHSDFQQTNVTLETLTEGIAGFTELFKNRAVVAYDGSYDNFRHVIRHELVHVFINDLIYGGNISSVVSGAVTLNIPLWMHEGLAEFISIGWDDKADLILRDLVINKQVPRFSNLNGYMAYKGGQSFYYFVTERYGLEKIGELWSNMKGKKSVSRGIKTTFGIEPVKLEEKWQKWLKKKFWPDYQDRSDIEDIAKKLTDHEKVNSYYNVSPAISPNGNMIAFMSDRDGYADIFLISALDGKMLKKLVKGQRTPELEELKWLNPKLSWSPDNKKIVLAVKSKFHDALLFVDVKTGKQEKVTFDEVDEIYTADWSPDGENIAFIGLKNDRTDLYIYSIKDKKLIRLTNDQFSDFEPSWSPDGKKIAFVSQRGLSTDTIKYDNGNVDFNSFNYAEKDIFIYDLVTKKVERVTDTPWDEESPIWANTKNAIIYTSNYNGISNIFVINLDTKEKKAITNVSTGIYQISISDDDTKLSFAGYCDFGWDIYIYSNPLDKPDVKEKIKPTIFAKEFLKDTDKNIRYYPIFKPSKKKTELSKTKIIKRGKDFSRYIFAPGYENWQIPQRQDSIYNKQSEGEISQDSVRIKEYKTKFTLDLVYSYFSYSSLWGYNGIAVFVISDILGNNRITIATENNINLKNSDYYIAYDYLAKRTDYSFLIFNNADFISVSSYSLPEPLLYRFRNYGGYIAAIYPKSIYERIEISVLSYNVKAEGFGYFTGQKYYEYNINTILPGINWVYDNSLWSYFYPIDGWRIWVGLITSPKYKNTSLSFTTVKADIRKYFKTSFEYSFGIRLSMGMSNGENPQRFFVGGEENWMNYRLSRRHNYGNLSDLYFSEFITPLRGARYYEREGTRFFLINAEFRYPFIKYLSLGWPLPMTMGGIHGVTFLDIGSAWYGNDFHPFGKDTYRGYYMDDLVMGTGFGTRIYVGIALLKIDVAWRYDLDRWYKPLWMFSLGVDW, encoded by the coding sequence ATGAGAAGTTCTTTATTGATAATACTCATAATCATAATTTCAACATCATTAGAAGCACAATACTTCGGGAAAAATAAAGTTACATATGAACAATTTCAATGGAAAATTTTGCAAACATCCCATTTTGATATTTACTTCTATGAAGGAGGAGAAAACTTAGCACACTTCGCAGCAAAAATCGCTGAGGAAGCTTACGATGATTACTCTACTATTCTGCGTTGGAAAATAAATAAAAGGATAGTACTAATAATATACAATTCCCATAGTGATTTCCAGCAGACAAATGTTACTCTTGAAACACTGACAGAGGGTATTGCCGGTTTTACCGAATTATTCAAAAACAGAGCCGTTGTAGCTTATGACGGCTCCTATGATAACTTCAGACATGTAATAAGGCACGAACTCGTGCATGTATTCATCAATGATTTAATTTACGGTGGCAATATTTCAAGTGTCGTTTCGGGAGCTGTAACCCTAAACATACCTTTGTGGATGCATGAAGGTTTAGCTGAATTTATATCTATAGGATGGGACGATAAAGCCGATTTGATTCTAAGGGATCTTGTCATAAATAAACAGGTACCAAGATTTTCCAATCTCAATGGATATATGGCATATAAGGGGGGGCAATCTTTTTACTATTTTGTAACAGAGAGGTACGGACTTGAAAAAATAGGTGAATTATGGTCCAACATGAAAGGGAAAAAATCTGTTTCCCGAGGAATAAAAACAACCTTTGGAATCGAACCTGTAAAACTTGAGGAAAAGTGGCAGAAATGGCTAAAAAAGAAATTCTGGCCAGATTATCAGGATAGATCAGACATTGAAGATATAGCAAAAAAACTCACTGATCATGAAAAAGTAAATAGTTACTATAATGTCAGTCCTGCAATTTCCCCAAATGGAAACATGATTGCCTTTATGTCGGATAGGGATGGATACGCAGATATATTCCTGATATCAGCTCTCGATGGTAAAATGCTGAAAAAACTTGTAAAAGGGCAAAGAACTCCGGAACTCGAAGAATTAAAATGGTTAAATCCAAAACTCAGCTGGTCCCCTGACAACAAAAAAATAGTCCTTGCAGTAAAAAGCAAATTCCACGATGCTCTTCTTTTTGTCGATGTAAAAACAGGGAAACAGGAAAAAGTCACCTTCGATGAAGTTGATGAGATCTATACTGCCGATTGGTCGCCCGATGGTGAAAATATAGCTTTCATTGGTCTAAAAAATGATCGAACTGACCTTTATATCTATAGTATAAAAGATAAAAAACTCATAAGGTTAACAAATGACCAGTTCTCAGATTTTGAGCCAAGCTGGTCACCAGATGGAAAAAAAATTGCGTTTGTTTCTCAAAGAGGACTTTCTACTGATACTATAAAGTATGATAATGGCAACGTTGATTTTAACTCCTTCAATTATGCTGAAAAAGACATTTTTATATATGATCTTGTGACTAAAAAAGTAGAAAGGGTAACGGACACTCCCTGGGACGAAGAGTCCCCAATCTGGGCAAACACCAAAAATGCAATAATCTATACATCTAACTATAATGGTATATCAAACATTTTCGTCATCAATCTTGATACAAAAGAGAAAAAAGCAATTACAAATGTATCAACAGGAATATACCAAATTTCAATTTCTGATGATGATACCAAGCTATCATTTGCTGGATATTGTGATTTTGGCTGGGATATATACATTTATAGTAACCCATTAGATAAACCTGATGTAAAGGAGAAAATTAAACCAACAATATTTGCTAAAGAATTCCTCAAAGACACTGATAAAAACATAAGATATTATCCAATTTTTAAACCATCCAAAAAGAAAACGGAGTTAAGTAAAACAAAGATAATCAAACGGGGGAAGGACTTTTCCAGATATATCTTCGCACCGGGATATGAGAACTGGCAAATACCACAAAGACAGGACTCAATTTATAACAAACAAAGTGAAGGAGAAATAAGCCAGGATTCAGTAAGAATTAAAGAATACAAGACTAAATTCACTCTCGATCTTGTATACAGCTATTTCTCATATAGTTCTCTATGGGGATACAACGGCATAGCTGTTTTTGTAATAAGCGATATCCTCGGGAATAATAGGATAACTATAGCTACAGAGAACAATATTAATCTTAAAAACAGTGATTATTATATCGCTTATGATTATTTAGCTAAAAGAACAGACTATTCATTCTTGATCTTTAACAATGCCGACTTTATATCAGTATCGTCCTATAGCTTGCCAGAACCACTACTCTACAGATTCAGAAACTACGGTGGCTACATAGCTGCTATATACCCAAAGTCTATATATGAGAGGATTGAAATTTCTGTTTTATCATATAATGTAAAAGCTGAGGGTTTTGGATATTTTACAGGACAAAAATACTATGAGTATAATATTAATACAATATTGCCAGGGATAAACTGGGTATATGATAATTCCCTCTGGAGTTACTTTTATCCTATCGATGGTTGGAGGATATGGGTAGGATTAATTACAAGTCCAAAATATAAAAATACAAGTCTTTCCTTTACCACTGTAAAAGCTGATATTAGAAAGTATTTTAAGACAAGTTTTGAGTACTCTTTTGGCATAAGATTATCTATGGGAATGAGCAATGGAGAAAATCCTCAGAGGTTCTTTGTCGGTGGAGAAGAAAATTGGATGAATTACAGATTGAGCAGAAGACATAATTATGGTAACCTGAGCGATTTATATTTTTCTGAGTTTATCACTCCATTAAGAGGGGCAAGGTATTACGAAAGAGAAGGTACGCGATTCTTTCTTATCAATGCTGAATTTCGATATCCCTTTATAAAATACCTGTCACTTGGCTGGCCACTCCCAATGACAATGGGTGGAATTCATGGAGTAACATTCCTCGACATTGGTTCTGCCTGGTATGGAAACGATTTTCATCCCTTTGGTAAAGACACTTATCGCGGATATTATATGGATGATCTTGTGATGGGAACAGGATTTGGAACACGTATATATGTAGGAATAGCTCTTTTGAAAATAGATGTTGCCTGGAGATATGATCTTGACAGGTGGTATAAACCGCTATGGATGTTTTCACTTGGTGTAGATTGGTAA
- the mgtE gene encoding magnesium transporter → MFRELVIPEIRELIKDKDFRSLKEFLKDCHPSDIADLLEGLSDEEAGILFLLLSREQAGDTFTEMEHSKQEAILKKLNERQIRDLILELEPDERTELFEELPGNITKMLLELLPPEERKETLQILAYPENTVGRLITPEYVAVKPYWTVKEAMDYIRKNGKDAETIDMVYVIDDNGKLIDDIPIRRFILANPDDKVEKLMDRHFVSISAYEDQEKAVQLVKQYDLIALPVTDSHGVLIGIVTVDDIIDVMEEESTEDFRKLGGVGLTEEEDLVTNIKEMSFRSLYRGRMPWLLVLLFMNIFSGGVISFFEGTIAKYAVLVTFLPVIIATAGNAGSQSSTLMVRALAIGNVRLNDWARLIGKELLISIALGITAGVGIFFIGIARGGIKISIIVFLTMVVNVIVGSLLGMSLPFIFTKLKRDPATASTPLITTICDIVGTSVYFIIATSILY, encoded by the coding sequence ATGTTTAGGGAGCTTGTTATTCCGGAAATAAGAGAATTAATTAAAGATAAGGACTTCAGAAGTCTTAAGGAGTTTCTGAAGGATTGTCACCCATCAGATATAGCTGATCTTCTTGAAGGGCTGTCTGACGAGGAGGCAGGCATTTTATTCTTGTTATTATCACGAGAACAAGCTGGCGATACATTTACAGAAATGGAGCATTCTAAGCAGGAAGCTATTCTTAAAAAATTGAACGAAAGGCAGATTCGGGACCTGATACTGGAGCTTGAGCCTGATGAAAGGACAGAGCTTTTTGAGGAGTTGCCAGGAAATATTACTAAAATGTTGCTTGAGTTACTCCCGCCAGAAGAGAGGAAAGAAACTCTTCAAATTCTTGCATATCCCGAAAATACTGTGGGAAGATTAATAACACCAGAATATGTAGCTGTAAAGCCTTACTGGACAGTTAAGGAGGCTATGGATTATATCCGTAAAAATGGTAAAGATGCAGAGACAATTGATATGGTCTATGTAATAGATGATAATGGGAAATTGATAGATGATATACCGATCAGGAGATTTATTTTAGCAAATCCTGACGATAAAGTTGAAAAGTTAATGGATAGACATTTTGTATCCATTTCTGCATATGAAGACCAGGAAAAGGCTGTCCAGTTAGTTAAGCAATATGATCTTATTGCGTTACCTGTTACTGATTCACATGGAGTTTTAATTGGGATTGTTACCGTTGATGATATTATAGATGTTATGGAAGAAGAAAGTACAGAGGATTTCAGGAAGTTAGGTGGTGTTGGTCTTACAGAGGAGGAAGACCTCGTTACGAATATTAAAGAGATGTCTTTTAGGAGCTTATATAGGGGTAGAATGCCATGGCTTCTTGTTCTTTTATTTATGAATATTTTTTCAGGAGGAGTGATTAGTTTTTTTGAGGGTACAATTGCAAAATATGCGGTTCTTGTTACATTTTTACCAGTTATAATTGCAACGGCTGGGAATGCAGGGTCTCAGAGTTCCACACTAATGGTGAGAGCGCTTGCAATAGGAAATGTTAGATTAAATGATTGGGCAAGACTTATTGGCAAAGAATTGTTGATTTCAATAGCTCTTGGTATTACGGCAGGAGTTGGGATATTTTTTATTGGTATTGCAAGAGGTGGTATAAAAATATCCATTATTGTCTTTTTGACAATGGTGGTAAATGTTATTGTTGGGAGTTTATTGGGAATGTCACTACCCTTTATTTTCACAAAACTAAAAAGAGATCCAGCTACAGCCAGCACCCCTCTTATCACAACAATATGCGATATCGTTGGGACTTCGGTATATTTTATAATAGCAACATCTATTCTATATTAA